The following proteins are co-located in the Pectinophora gossypiella chromosome 23, ilPecGoss1.1, whole genome shotgun sequence genome:
- the LOC126377391 gene encoding uncharacterized protein LOC126377391: MGRRKSIADEEDRASRDKRLKVQLAQCKSKLTKAENFLREQKGPLDTDAITLRLQLLEKVLLTVNDLLLEKQVLTWSDDDEFDDDGLEERCLSVIISYKKALAQASSSKQNTSASDSASDRYSSMKLPEIDIPVYEGKDYTKYQSFIELFTAIIHRNGKLEPIQKLFYLRKYLKGEPLSLIEGLPLTGDSYEKALALLKARYDNKFLVVTNHVQAILDFSPIVKGAASNLRELIAHARQHLGALKTLGQPTEHWDMIILPILLRKIDQFSCRAYHSERVDNKLPNLDDFFAFIERRASSFEESQRSEDRHIWVEVLQLSGHKVPGRTSTPVRG, from the exons ATGGGACGCAGAAAAAGCATTGCGGATGAAGAAGACAGGGCGTCTCGGGACAAACGGCTGAAAGTTCAATTGGCACAATGCAAATCGAAATTGACGAAAGCAGAAAACTTTTTGCGTGAACAGAAAGGACCTCTAGATACGGATGCTATTACCCTCCGGCTGCAGCTATTGGAGAAAGTTTTACTGACCGTGAACGATCTTTTGCTAGAAAAGCAAGTTTTAACTTGGAGCGACGACGACGAGTTCGACGATGATGGACTAGAAGAGAGATGTCTTAGCGTGATAATAAGCTACAAGAAGGCGCTCGCGCAGGCAAGTTCGTCGAAGCAAAATACATCAGCTAGTGATAGTGCCAGTGACAGATATTCATCAATGAAACTTCCTGAAATTGACATTCCAGTGTATGAAGGAAAGGACTACACCAAGTACCAATCGTTTATCGAACTATTCACGGCTATTATTCATAGAAATGGTAAACTAGAACCTATCCAAAAGTTATTctatttaagaaaatatttgaaaggggAGCCGTTGTCACTTATTGAAGGGCTACCCTTAACGGGTGATTCTTATGAGAAGGCATTGGCTTTACTCAAAGCTAGATATGATAATAAGTTTCTCGTTGTTACAAACCATGTACAGGCAATCTTGGATTTTTCGCCTATTGTGAAGGGTGCTGCCAGCAATTTACGAGAGTTAATAGCTCATGCTCGTCAACATTTAGGAGCCTTGAAGACCCTTGGACAGCCCACTGAACATTGGGATATGATAATTTTACCCATTTTGTTGCGAAAAATAGATCAGTTTTCTTGCAGAGCATACCATAGTGAGCGTGTTGATAACAAGCTGCCAAATCTGGATGACTTCTTTGCATTCATTGAAAGAAGGGCCAGCAGCTTCGAGGAGAGCCAAAGGAGCGAAG ACCGTCACATATGGGTTGAAGTCCTCCAGTTATCTGGCCACAAGGTGCCTGGAAGAACTAGCACGCCAGTACGAGGCTGA
- the LOC126377425 gene encoding transmembrane protease serine 13-like, with protein sequence MSRDEPRRAEPSRDEPRRAETSRDEPSRAEPSRAEPSRAEPSRAEPSRADTSRERSRAEPIQAGSAAGERAGSAAGERRRFTRRHNERHSQRRRGEGQEVRRSSAAKGIESSRHITSFQ encoded by the exons atgagccgagacgagccgagacgagccgagccgagccgagacgagccgagacgagccgaaacgagccgagacgagccgagccgagccgagccgagccgagccgagccgagccgagccgagccgagccgagccgagccgagccgagccgatacaagccgggagcgcagccgagccgagccgatacaagccgggagcgcagccggagagagagccgggagtgcagccggagagagacgtcgcttcacgcgtcggcacaacgagcgacacagccaacgacgtcgcggcgaagggcaggaggtgcgacgttcgtcggcagctaagggaatagaaag cagtcgccacatcacatccttccagtag